One genomic window of Coffea eugenioides isolate CCC68of chromosome 1, Ceug_1.0, whole genome shotgun sequence includes the following:
- the LOC113775451 gene encoding J domain-containing protein spf31: protein MGDNSANNLDDLLLKQFFAEVSEVERDNEVNRILSCFKLNPFDYLNLSFDSSVDDVKKQYRKLSLLVHPDKCKHPQAKEAFAALAKAQQLLLEPQEREYILNQVNAAKEELRAKRKKQLKKDTASKLKSIVDEGKYEQEFEQSPEFQQELKLKVKEILTEQEWRRRKMQMRISEEEGRLKKDEEESKEMWKRKREHEEQWEGTREQRVSSWRDFMKGGKKVKKGEIRPPKLKTEDPNKSYVQRPVKRG, encoded by the exons ATGGGAGACAACAGCGCCAATAACCTCGACGATTTGCTGCTGAAGCAATTCTTCGCAGAGGTTAGCGAGGTTGAGCGTGATAACGAAGTCAATAg GATTCTTTCGTGCTTCAAGTTAAATCCATTTGATTATCTTAACCTGTCATTTGATTCATCTGTGGATGACGTGAAAAAGCAATATCGCAAG tTGTCTTTACTTGTTCACCCGGACAAGTGCAAACATCCACAAGCAAAGGAGGCATTCGCTG CATTAGCAAAAGCCCAGCAGCTGCTGCTTGAGCCACAAGAAAGGGAATATATTCTGAACCAAGTGAATGCAGCAAAAG AGGAACTTAGAGCAAAGAGGAAGAAGCAACTCAAAAAAGATACTGCTTCTAAGTTGAAGTCAATAGTTGATGAG GGAAAATatgaacaagaatttgaacaaTCACCAGAATTCCAGCAAGAGCTGAAACTGAAGGTTAAAGAGATATTAACGGAGCAAGAATGGCGGAGGAGAAAAATGCAGATGCGC ATATCAGAAGAGGAAGGAAGGTTGAAGAAGGATGAGGAGGAATCAAAAGAGATGTGGAAAAGGAAGCGTGAGCATGAGGAGCAGTGGGAAGGGACAAGGGAACAGAGG GTTTCCAGTTGGAGAGACTTTATGAAAGGTGGAAAGAAG GTTAAGAAAGGAGAAATTCGGCCGCCAAAGCTCAAGACAGAAGACCCCAACAAATCTTATGTTCAAAGACCAGTTAAACGTGGTTAG
- the LOC113759240 gene encoding serine/threonine-protein phosphatase BSL3 isoform X2, which produces MDVDSNMVTAEESDQESTTTTTATANGPTSGELSGGVDNLGSQASQQSAQQGPGQAGQPSSQQQQSSNTSPVVGPRCAPTYTVVNAIIEKKEDGPGPRCGHTLTAVPAVGEEGSPGYIGPRLILFGGATALEGNSAASGTPSSAGSAGIRLAGATADVHCYDVLTNKWSRITPIGEPPTPRAAHVATAVGTMVVIQGGIGPAGLSAEDLHVLDLTQQRPRWHRVVVQGPGPGPRYGHVMALVGQRYLMAIGGNDGKRPLADVWALDTAAKPYEWRKLEPEGEGPPPCMYATASARSDGLLLLCGGRDANSVPLASAYGLAKHRDGRWEWAIAPGVSPSPRYQHAAVFVNARLHVSGGALGGGRMVEDSSSVAVLDTAAGVWCDTKSVVTSPRTGRYSADAAGGDAAVELTRRCRHAAAAVGDLIFIYGGLRGGVLLDDLLVAEDLAASETTAAASHAAAAAAASNVQPGRLTGRYVDERMRQSVPEAVTDGAVVLGNPVAPPVNGDMYTDISTENAMLQGSRRLSKGVDYLVEASAAEAEAISATLAAAKARFNGEVDRPDRGDRGPEATPSGKQISSLIKPDSAASNNSAPAGVRLHHRAVVVAAETGGALGGMVRQLSIDQFENEGRRVSYGTPESATAARKLLDRQMSINSVPKKVIAHLLKPRGWKPPVRRQFFLDCNEIADLCDSAERIFSSEPTVLQLKAPIKIFGDLHGQFGDLMRLFDEYGSPSTAGDIAYIDYLFLGDYVDRGQHSLETITLLLALKVEYPHNVHLIRGNHEAADINALFGFRIECIERMGERDGIWAWHRINRLFNWLPLAALIEKKIICMHGGIGRSINHVEQIESIQRPITMEAGSIVLMDLLWSDPTENDSVEGLRPNARGPGLVTFGPDRVMEFCNNNDLQLIVRAHECVMDGFERFAQGHLITLFSATNYCGTANNAGAILVLGRDLVVVPKLIHPLPPAISSPETSPERHIEDTWMQELNANRPPTPTRGRPQVANDREICT; this is translated from the exons ATGGATGTGGATTCGAATATGGTAACAGCGGAGGAATCCGATCAGGAGTCCACGACGACGACGACGGCGACGGCGAATGGTCCGACGTCGGGAGAGTTATCGGGTGGGGTTGATAATTTAGGATCTCAGGCTTCTCAGCAGTCAGCTCAGCAAGGTCCTGGTCAGGCGGGTCAGCCTTCTTCTCAGCAGCAGCAGAGTAGTAATACTAGTCCGGTGGTTGGGCCGAGGTGTGCGCCGACGTACACGGTGGTGAATGCCATTATAGAGAAGAAGGAGGATGGGCCGGGACCAAGGTGTGGGCATACACTTACGGCTGTGCCTGCTGTTGGGGAAGAAGGGAGTCCGGGGTATATTGGGCCGAGGCTAATTTTATTTGGTGGTGCCACAGCTTTAGAGGGCAATTCAGCTGCTTCTGGAACTCCTTCCTCTGCTGGAAGTGCTGGAATTC GATTAGCAGGGGCAACTGCTGATGTGCATTGTTATGATGTGCTGACAAATAAATGGTCTAG AATTACTCCAATTGGAGAGCCACCCACACCAAGGGCAGCTCATGTCGCTACTGCAGTTGGGACCATGGTAGTCATTCAG GGAGGAATTGGTCCGGCTGGTTTGTCTGCTGAGGACCTTCATGTTCTAGACCTAACACAACAAAGACCACGATGGCATAG GGTGGTTGTTCAAGGCCCTGGACCTGGGCCTCGTTATGGGCATGTCATGGCTTTGGTGGGCCAAAGATATCTCATGGCTATTGGTGGAAATGATG GAAAAAGGCCTTTAGCTGATGTATGGGCCCTGGACACAGCTGCCAAACCTTATGAATGGCGGAAACTGGAACCTGAAGGTGAAGGTCCACCTCCATGCAT GTATGCAACTGCAAGTGCTCGGTCTGAtggtcttcttcttctttgcgGGGGGAGAGACGCGAACAGTGTG CCACTGGCCAGTGCATATGGGCTTGCCAAACACAGAGATGGTCGTTGGGAGTGGGCAATTGCCCCTGGTGTATCACCATCTCCTAGATATCAGCATGCAGCT GTTTTTGTCAATGCTAGGCTTCATGTATCAGGAGGGGCTCTTGGTGGTGGAAGGATGGTGGAGGACTCATCAAGTGTGGCAG TTCTGGATACTGCAGCAGGAGTTTGGTGTGATACAAAGTCTGTTGTTACTAGTCCCAGGACTGGTAGATACAGTGCTGATGCTGCTGGTGGGGATGCTGCGGTTGAATTAACCAGACGTTGTAGGcatgctgctgctgctgttggTGACTTGATTTTTATCTATGGAGGCCTTCGTGGTG GTGTTCTGCTTGATGATTTGCTTGTTGCTGAAGATCTAGCTGCTTCAGAAACAACAGCGGCAGCTTCACATGCCGCCGCTGCTGCAGCCGCATCTAATGTGCAGCCAGGCAGGTTGACAGGAAGGTATGTTGATGAAAGAATGAGACAGTCAGTTCCGGAAGCAGTTACTGATGGTGCTGTTGTGCTTGGAAATCCTGTTGCTCCGCCAGTGAATGGTGATATGTATACTGATATCAGTACTGAAAATGCAATGCTTCAAGGTTCTCG GAGATTGAGTAAAGGTGTGGACTACTTGGTTGAAGCCTCAGCCGCTGAAGCTGAGGCAATTAGTGCTACATTAGCTGCTGCAAAAGCTCGATTCAATGGAGAAGTTGACAGACCTGATAGGGGGGACCGTGGGCCAGAGGCAACTCCGAGTGGGAAGCAAATATCTTCATTGATTAAACCTGATTCTGCTGCATCAAATAATTCTGCTCCTGCAGGGGTTCGGCTTCATCATCGTGCT GTGGTTGTAGCTGCTGAAACAGGTGGAGCATTAGGGGGCATGGTTAGACAGCTTTCAATCGATCAATTTGAAAACGAGGGTAGACGTGTAAGTTATGGGACACCAGAAAGTGCTACAGCAGCAAGAAAACTTTTGGATCGGCAAATGTCCATCAACAGTGTGCCCAAAAAG GTGATTGCTCATCTATTGAAGCCTCGTGGTTGGAAGCCTCCTGTTAGACGTCAATTTTTCTTGGATTGCAATGAGATAGCTGACCTTTGTGATAGTGCTGAAAGAATATTCTCGAGCGAGCCAACTGTTTTACAACTCAAGGCTCCAATCAAGATATTTGGTGATTTACATGGACAATTCGGAGATCTTATGAGGCTCTTTGATGAGTATGGATCCCCTTCAACTGCTGGAGATATTGC ATATATCGATTATCTCTTCTTAGGAGATTATGTTGACCGAGGCCAGCACAGCTTGGAAACCATAACTCTTCTCCTTGCTTTGAAG GTTGAGTATCCCCACAATGTTCATTTAATTCGTGGAAATCATGAAGCTGCAGATATTAATGCACTTTTTGGCTTTCGAATCGAGTGCATTGAACGCATG GGTGAGAGAGATGGAATTTGGGCATGGCATCGGATAAACAGACTGTTCAACTGGCTTCCTCTAGCTGCattgattgagaaaaaaatTATCTGTATGCATGGTGGTATTGGAAGATCAATAAATCATGTAGAACAAATTGAGAGTATTCAGCGACCAATTACAATGGAAGCAGGCTCAATTGTTCTGATGGATTTATTGTG GTCCGATCCAACTGAAAATGATAGTGTAGAAGGGCTACGGCCTAATGCAAGGGGTCCTGGGCTGGTTACTTTTGGG CCTGATCGTGTGATGGAATTCTGCAATAACAATGATCTTCAACTGATAGTCAGAGCGCACGAGTGTGTGATGGATGGCTTTGAACGGTTTGCACAAGGACATTTAATTACTCTTTTCTCAGCCACAAACTACTGTG GGACTGCAAATAATGCTGGTGCTATATTAGTTTTGGGCAGAGATCTTGTAGTCGTTCCCAAGCTGATTCATCCATTGCCACCGGCTATTTCTTCACCTGAAACATCACCTGAACGTCATATAGAAGACACGTGGATGCAG GAGCTTAATGCTAACAGACCACCTACACCAACTAGAGGTCGTCCTCAAGTTGCCAATGATCGAG AGATTTGTACATAG
- the LOC113759240 gene encoding serine/threonine-protein phosphatase BSL3 isoform X1 has protein sequence MDVDSNMVTAEESDQESTTTTTATANGPTSGELSGGVDNLGSQASQQSAQQGPGQAGQPSSQQQQSSNTSPVVGPRCAPTYTVVNAIIEKKEDGPGPRCGHTLTAVPAVGEEGSPGYIGPRLILFGGATALEGNSAASGTPSSAGSAGIRLAGATADVHCYDVLTNKWSRITPIGEPPTPRAAHVATAVGTMVVIQGGIGPAGLSAEDLHVLDLTQQRPRWHRVVVQGPGPGPRYGHVMALVGQRYLMAIGGNDGKRPLADVWALDTAAKPYEWRKLEPEGEGPPPCMYATASARSDGLLLLCGGRDANSVPLASAYGLAKHRDGRWEWAIAPGVSPSPRYQHAAVFVNARLHVSGGALGGGRMVEDSSSVAVLDTAAGVWCDTKSVVTSPRTGRYSADAAGGDAAVELTRRCRHAAAAVGDLIFIYGGLRGGVLLDDLLVAEDLAASETTAAASHAAAAAAASNVQPGRLTGRYVDERMRQSVPEAVTDGAVVLGNPVAPPVNGDMYTDISTENAMLQGSRRLSKGVDYLVEASAAEAEAISATLAAAKARFNGEVDRPDRGDRGPEATPSGKQISSLIKPDSAASNNSAPAGVRLHHRAVVVAAETGGALGGMVRQLSIDQFENEGRRVSYGTPESATAARKLLDRQMSINSVPKKVIAHLLKPRGWKPPVRRQFFLDCNEIADLCDSAERIFSSEPTVLQLKAPIKIFGDLHGQFGDLMRLFDEYGSPSTAGDIAYIDYLFLGDYVDRGQHSLETITLLLALKVEYPHNVHLIRGNHEAADINALFGFRIECIERMGERDGIWAWHRINRLFNWLPLAALIEKKIICMHGGIGRSINHVEQIESIQRPITMEAGSIVLMDLLWSDPTENDSVEGLRPNARGPGLVTFGPDRVMEFCNNNDLQLIVRAHECVMDGFERFAQGHLITLFSATNYCGTANNAGAILVLGRDLVVVPKLIHPLPPAISSPETSPERHIEDTWMQELNANRPPTPTRGRPQVANDRGSLAWI, from the exons ATGGATGTGGATTCGAATATGGTAACAGCGGAGGAATCCGATCAGGAGTCCACGACGACGACGACGGCGACGGCGAATGGTCCGACGTCGGGAGAGTTATCGGGTGGGGTTGATAATTTAGGATCTCAGGCTTCTCAGCAGTCAGCTCAGCAAGGTCCTGGTCAGGCGGGTCAGCCTTCTTCTCAGCAGCAGCAGAGTAGTAATACTAGTCCGGTGGTTGGGCCGAGGTGTGCGCCGACGTACACGGTGGTGAATGCCATTATAGAGAAGAAGGAGGATGGGCCGGGACCAAGGTGTGGGCATACACTTACGGCTGTGCCTGCTGTTGGGGAAGAAGGGAGTCCGGGGTATATTGGGCCGAGGCTAATTTTATTTGGTGGTGCCACAGCTTTAGAGGGCAATTCAGCTGCTTCTGGAACTCCTTCCTCTGCTGGAAGTGCTGGAATTC GATTAGCAGGGGCAACTGCTGATGTGCATTGTTATGATGTGCTGACAAATAAATGGTCTAG AATTACTCCAATTGGAGAGCCACCCACACCAAGGGCAGCTCATGTCGCTACTGCAGTTGGGACCATGGTAGTCATTCAG GGAGGAATTGGTCCGGCTGGTTTGTCTGCTGAGGACCTTCATGTTCTAGACCTAACACAACAAAGACCACGATGGCATAG GGTGGTTGTTCAAGGCCCTGGACCTGGGCCTCGTTATGGGCATGTCATGGCTTTGGTGGGCCAAAGATATCTCATGGCTATTGGTGGAAATGATG GAAAAAGGCCTTTAGCTGATGTATGGGCCCTGGACACAGCTGCCAAACCTTATGAATGGCGGAAACTGGAACCTGAAGGTGAAGGTCCACCTCCATGCAT GTATGCAACTGCAAGTGCTCGGTCTGAtggtcttcttcttctttgcgGGGGGAGAGACGCGAACAGTGTG CCACTGGCCAGTGCATATGGGCTTGCCAAACACAGAGATGGTCGTTGGGAGTGGGCAATTGCCCCTGGTGTATCACCATCTCCTAGATATCAGCATGCAGCT GTTTTTGTCAATGCTAGGCTTCATGTATCAGGAGGGGCTCTTGGTGGTGGAAGGATGGTGGAGGACTCATCAAGTGTGGCAG TTCTGGATACTGCAGCAGGAGTTTGGTGTGATACAAAGTCTGTTGTTACTAGTCCCAGGACTGGTAGATACAGTGCTGATGCTGCTGGTGGGGATGCTGCGGTTGAATTAACCAGACGTTGTAGGcatgctgctgctgctgttggTGACTTGATTTTTATCTATGGAGGCCTTCGTGGTG GTGTTCTGCTTGATGATTTGCTTGTTGCTGAAGATCTAGCTGCTTCAGAAACAACAGCGGCAGCTTCACATGCCGCCGCTGCTGCAGCCGCATCTAATGTGCAGCCAGGCAGGTTGACAGGAAGGTATGTTGATGAAAGAATGAGACAGTCAGTTCCGGAAGCAGTTACTGATGGTGCTGTTGTGCTTGGAAATCCTGTTGCTCCGCCAGTGAATGGTGATATGTATACTGATATCAGTACTGAAAATGCAATGCTTCAAGGTTCTCG GAGATTGAGTAAAGGTGTGGACTACTTGGTTGAAGCCTCAGCCGCTGAAGCTGAGGCAATTAGTGCTACATTAGCTGCTGCAAAAGCTCGATTCAATGGAGAAGTTGACAGACCTGATAGGGGGGACCGTGGGCCAGAGGCAACTCCGAGTGGGAAGCAAATATCTTCATTGATTAAACCTGATTCTGCTGCATCAAATAATTCTGCTCCTGCAGGGGTTCGGCTTCATCATCGTGCT GTGGTTGTAGCTGCTGAAACAGGTGGAGCATTAGGGGGCATGGTTAGACAGCTTTCAATCGATCAATTTGAAAACGAGGGTAGACGTGTAAGTTATGGGACACCAGAAAGTGCTACAGCAGCAAGAAAACTTTTGGATCGGCAAATGTCCATCAACAGTGTGCCCAAAAAG GTGATTGCTCATCTATTGAAGCCTCGTGGTTGGAAGCCTCCTGTTAGACGTCAATTTTTCTTGGATTGCAATGAGATAGCTGACCTTTGTGATAGTGCTGAAAGAATATTCTCGAGCGAGCCAACTGTTTTACAACTCAAGGCTCCAATCAAGATATTTGGTGATTTACATGGACAATTCGGAGATCTTATGAGGCTCTTTGATGAGTATGGATCCCCTTCAACTGCTGGAGATATTGC ATATATCGATTATCTCTTCTTAGGAGATTATGTTGACCGAGGCCAGCACAGCTTGGAAACCATAACTCTTCTCCTTGCTTTGAAG GTTGAGTATCCCCACAATGTTCATTTAATTCGTGGAAATCATGAAGCTGCAGATATTAATGCACTTTTTGGCTTTCGAATCGAGTGCATTGAACGCATG GGTGAGAGAGATGGAATTTGGGCATGGCATCGGATAAACAGACTGTTCAACTGGCTTCCTCTAGCTGCattgattgagaaaaaaatTATCTGTATGCATGGTGGTATTGGAAGATCAATAAATCATGTAGAACAAATTGAGAGTATTCAGCGACCAATTACAATGGAAGCAGGCTCAATTGTTCTGATGGATTTATTGTG GTCCGATCCAACTGAAAATGATAGTGTAGAAGGGCTACGGCCTAATGCAAGGGGTCCTGGGCTGGTTACTTTTGGG CCTGATCGTGTGATGGAATTCTGCAATAACAATGATCTTCAACTGATAGTCAGAGCGCACGAGTGTGTGATGGATGGCTTTGAACGGTTTGCACAAGGACATTTAATTACTCTTTTCTCAGCCACAAACTACTGTG GGACTGCAAATAATGCTGGTGCTATATTAGTTTTGGGCAGAGATCTTGTAGTCGTTCCCAAGCTGATTCATCCATTGCCACCGGCTATTTCTTCACCTGAAACATCACCTGAACGTCATATAGAAGACACGTGGATGCAG GAGCTTAATGCTAACAGACCACCTACACCAACTAGAGGTCGTCCTCAAGTTGCCAATGATCGAGGTTCTCTTGCTTGGATTTAG